In Carassius carassius chromosome 7, fCarCar2.1, whole genome shotgun sequence, one genomic interval encodes:
- the LOC132144264 gene encoding uromodulin-like, with the protein MCDQSVTWSGWYRLFINGLSAQIPDTCVAEYGCGTNIPLWIRGGHPRVQDGVVTRDVCGHYNNYCCYYGSFPIKVKACPGSYYVYELVSPTVCYSAYCADVGSINTSSTTDTPATISTDDLSVDPCFNYTVLDDPWRATSNQLSNYMCDTSVTWNGWYRLFINSLSTQIADTWE; encoded by the exons ATGTGTGACCAGTCAGTCACCTGGAGCGGCTGGTATCGTCTCTTTATTAACGGTCTGAGCGCTCAGATCCCAGACACATGTGTTGCTGAGTACGGCTGTGGCACCAATATCCCACTGTGGATTCGTGGTGGACACCCAAGAGTTCAGGATGGAGTCGTTACTCGAGATGTCTGCGGTCACTATAACAATTACTGCTGTTATTATGGGTCTTTTCCTATTAAAGTCAAAGCCTGTCCTGGCAGTTATTATGTCTATGAGTTGGTTAGTCCAACTGTCTGCTATTCAGCATACTGTGCAG ATGTCGGCAGCATTAACACCAGCTCAACAACTGACACACCAGCGACCATCTCAACTG ATGATCTCTCTGTTGATCCCTGCTTCAACTACACTGTGCTGGATGATCCATGGAGAGCCACCAGCAATCAGTTATCAAACTACATGTGTGACACCTCAGTCACCTGGAACGGCTGGTATCGTCTCTTTATTAACAGTCTGAGCACTCAGATCGCAGACACAT gGGAGtga